The Primulina tabacum isolate GXHZ01 chromosome 1, ASM2559414v2, whole genome shotgun sequence genome contains the following window.
CCAGTAAATTAACATCtgtttttattaaaagaaaagaaaagaaaaaaaagtggTGCCATGGATGAACTCCAACGCCGCGTCGATAACTTCACTCCGCCGCCGCCGTTTACTTCAGACGCTGGTCAGCTGCATCAACTCCCCCACGAGCAAACTTTCAAAGGCGAGCAGAATCAGTTACCTGGCTGCCACACTAACACCAGTTTCAGTCACGTTCCGCCTCAATCGTGTCAAAAGAGACAATTTTCTCGCATCAGTAATCGcgtgttttcaaaattttttttttctgattaATATTTATCCAGTCTGGTCACGATTTCTCACAGCGAAATTTTCGACAGATGGTGTTGATTACGGCGGTTTCGTGAAGCTATATGTGTCGGGAATTCCGAGAACAACAACTGAACAAGAAGTACGTGGCTAAACTAACTGAATTACGCTGCACTACACGAGGAATGTGAATGCCAAATTCAAGAGTACTTTTTGTGTCTTTTAACTTCAGATTGACGCCGTTTTCGGTGAACATGGACATATCGTTGAGATTGTTCTTCTCAAGGATAAGGTGACCGGTTTACAGCAGGGTATGAAGTAACGGTACCCTTAAATGATATTGTTTTGCGCCAACTTTTATTTTGAAGATTTATATGTGATTTGAAACTCACATTGCTTATAGTTGAAACTATCATGAATCCTAGTTAAATGTCGTATTTTTGCTGCAATTTTGGCGTGGTTTTTTTTTGGATGTGATTATAGTCGGTTTTGATTGGTATCGTCCTTGTAATAATAGCCTCAGTTCTTGATATTATGAATTAATTGCCCTATTGCTCTATGTTAAGGGGTTGGAATATGAGTTAGTAGTGGTTTTGCTAGATTTCTCCAAGTTTGGAGACATAAATATTAGAAACCTCGGTGTACCTAGGTTAAGGTGTGGTGCAAACCTGAGGTGCAATACTGAAACCTAGGCACAGGCTGAGTCACAGTTCTTCGGTGAAGCATATGCCTGCTTATATACTAATGGCAGTTGTTTTATTGCCATCGTATAATTTTTTGAAGTTCATATTGGATGCTAGCGACATAAATGTTTGGACATCTAGAATTTAGAACATTGTAATTAATGTCCACTCTCCAAGGCACCTATGTTTGTTTGTGAGTCTTGTACCTTTAGTATTAACTATGCTTATGGGGCGTGTATCATTGCTCCAAGATTCAATTTAAAATGGCATGCATTTGGTCTTCCTTTGTTTtaagaattttcttataaaaaaagACCATAAAACTGCATGTTACGCAGATTATGTGATCGACTTTCATTGCTGTTTTTGCTCAATTGATTATGTTCACCTTTCCAGATGTTGCTATTCCTGGAAGCTCGATTCTTATTCTGATTTCAATatagaagataaaaaaaattcttgattTTTGTTGCTCGTTCTAGAATGCTGCTTTGTGAAGTATGCAACAATAGAGCAGGCTGAGCAAGCTATTTGGGCTTTACACGGTCAATTTACTTTCGGCAGGGTTAGTTATCAAATATTGCTGAGATCTATGAAGAGTGTATTTTCTTAAATGCAATTTTCAGTCTTGTATCGTCTGATATGATTATTATCTCATTTTCTTCCAGGGGATGACTCCTATAACAGTTAAATATGCAGATGGTGAACGAGATCGCATTGGTGCTTGTATTCTAGCTTCAATCactattttgtttattttggaTTTCTTCCaatttctctctctctctctctatgtTACTCAAGGATTTAAGCTACTACAAGTCCCTACACCTTACTTCCTCAAGATATttgtttagaaattttatttattaggaAAATCTGTAAGTCGTTTCCCATTCACTCACCTTAATGCTACGATTATCTGGTACAATGCTAGAGGTTTGAACATAGAGTGGAGATATTTTTCTCGAATTTTGTCATGTGCTTATAGTCTAACTCTTATCGAAATTGTTGTCGTCCATAGAATCATGCTGAAATTGTGGGCTGTGTTAGTTTTACCTGCAATAACTATAAACCCTGATGGCTTCAGGGACTATAGAACTGTGTGATGAGTACTGCAGTGTTTTAGTCCTTACAAATTTTAGTtcttttttgtttcaatttatcACCGACTCTTCCTTAGCTGCTTTAACTTAATCCTAATAGATTATTTGTTCACATATGGGGTATATTTAATGTCCGTTTATATGATCCACCTCATTGTTGTTCATTTGTTATTCATAAATTTTGTTAATATGTTTTCTTACAAATCACGTTGAATGTTACTGTAACAGAGGTGGGGGTCACCCGCGTCTGTCTGACATTGGCCTAGTGATGTTCTATTTTACCATTACACTGAATGTCATTAAAATTTAGCaagttaatttattaaatgTCATTTTTAGTCACATATCCAATTAGAATGAGAATATGTGTCTTCTTCACATTTTAGGATTTTATCACCAAACCCTTTATAAACAGTGTACTTTATGAACAGTTTAAGTTTCCTGCTCATCATGTTATAAATCGAAATTTCTCTAGTGCATTTTGTTTGTTTTCTCATGCCTAGATTATTTACAATTGTTTGCTTTTGACTAAGATAGAAATTTACCCCTAGACTACATTTTTTGCATAGATTCTTTCTGATCTGATGTCTCTTTCATTTGTAGGCAACTTTTCTGCGCATGTCCTTAAGTTGTATGTCAACTACTTGAACAAACAGGCTCAGAAATGGGAAATTGAAGAAGTATGTACCTTGTTAAAGTTTGTCAGTGATAGGTGTTATCTCTCCAGTCTTCTATGGTATCTGTTAGCTTGTCTCCGTTGTAATGCATTTGAATTCACTTACATTTTTACTTTGTACCTTTTGCTACCATCAATAAAACATGTTGTTCCTTGTGATGTTGCTCTATAAGAACTCCGTTTTGCATCACTTGtttttgaacttgaacatatCATGTGGCAACtttaaatttcttttttattcACTTTTGCGGACTATGGACAGGCACTTTTTTTACCATGACGTGCAATTGGCATTCTGCATTTTCAAATTCTATAACGTTACTGTGTTCATGAAAACTAAGCTGTTTGTACCAATTGCAATAAAGAGAGAATTTTAGCAAATGATTTTTTCCTCTTCATATTCTGAGTGAATGAATGCTTCTATTGCCAGATATTTTCTCCATTTGGTATTATTGAAGATATTTATATTATCCGGGATGAATTCAAGCAAAACCGCGGTGTGTACTTTGTGATTTCTCTTGGTCTCTTCCACAGCTAAGTTATTTTGGGGGTGTTTGGATTGGAAAGATTTGGTggattttgaatttcaaatctttaGTCATTAAATCATTTGGATAGTTTTCGAATCCATTGACTTGAAAAACTAGTCATTTGAAATctattatttaaaatcaattcatcaagtccattgtTTTCATCcacaaatattttatcaatagattataaattattttgtccCCCTACCTTTTCACATGTTCTTACTTGCCTCTTGAATGTTTTGCAAAACCCTTGTATGTAATTGGATGATTCACGTTTTTCCTCAATACTTTGTATGGTGTTCAAGGATGTGCATTCATCCAATATTCTTGTCGAGATATGGCAATTGCAGCAATTGAGGCTTTACATGGATCATATGTGATGAGAGTAAGCTTTTATGCTTATTTGTGTATTTTCCTATCTCACCTTAAAATTAATTTACCTAAGATGCTCGTTTTGATTCAGGGGTGTGATCAACCATTGGTTGTTCGATTTGCAGATCCCAAGAAGCCAAGGGTAGATTCTAGGTATCATGTTATAAGAGAATATTTTCTATTTGTATTTTGTTTAATCGATACCTGCAAATGTTGTATGGTTTGAACTGTTTCTTTGGCAAAGTTTCATGATTAGAAGAGATTGTCTAGCCGCATGCGCATGCCGTTGCTTACGGAATATTCCTGAAACAGCTTTGGTTCTTCTGATCAAATCGAGCATTTTAGTGGAAACAATGATTTCTTTCAAAGTTTTTTCCATTTATATTCGTGTTTTGTGTGTTTGCTTAAGGAACCATTATTTGTGTTCGGTCCTTGACCATAAATCAGTTGTGTCCTTCGTCTTGGTCTGCATGGGTGACTTTTTGTCAGTTTCTATATTGTTCATCAACACCATGTCTTGATTTGATTTTCCTCCAGGCCCACTTCATATCCGAACTACCCCTCTAGCGGGAATATGATGCCAAATGAAACGCAACGGAGCAAGGTGAGTAACCTTGGCCACCTTTGTTTCATTGCCCGTTTCACCATATCTTACAACTTGAAATTTGGTGGTGGTGTCATTTGTTTGATAAGCTTCAATTTTCATCTAGCACTTTTTCCCTAGAACTTTAGCAGCCGTAAGAAGACTTCCCTGAAACATTATAAAGCTTTGGAGTTGTACAACATAGTTTGCAAGTTCCGATTAGTTGCTGGGGCACCTTTGCTGTGTGATAACAATGTCTTGTCTGAATATCTTGGGCTTTGTGTGCTTCTGCTTATCCAGATTCCAGATGTCCCCTCCTTTTAGTTCTAGCCCACTTTCTGGCTGGGTGAAAAGTTTTTGCTGACATGCCCTTTTCTCCAGTTAACGTTGGTTTTGTTACATTCTTGGATTATTATAATCCATGCTAGGCTTTAGACTACACATCGCACTTTATAATAGCTCGTGTTAAATTTACTAGACATGCAGAGAAATAGCAGTGATGCCCAAGGTTACATCTTCATATTGTTGGCCATCGGCCTATTTCAGTATcctatttttactgtttaataACTTGCTACGTTCCTGAGTATCTGAATGTCACCCTCTGATTATATGGCAACTTCCttcaatatatttaattttaatatttaaatgatgGTATTGATTGCAGTAATTATCAATTGATTCCAATTTTGAGAGCCATATATAGTAGTGCATCCTTATAACAAAGCGATATTTGTTGGGTACCCTCGAATTGTTGTCTCATTATTCTGCTGGTGTTGTGTTCTTCCTTGGTTAGTAACACCAGTTGGATATATTCGCAGTCTTCATATGGAGGATGCAAGACGACGACGACACCGCCGAGCACCAGTAGTGCATCGGCAGCGATTGCCATGGTGGAACACCCACACCCTATAGAATGCGAGTGGAGCGAGCACATCTCTCCCGATGGAGAATTGTACTACTATAATTGCGTGACATGTGAAAGCAGAGTAAGGATtcctttatttttctttctatgTTTGTATATTCATTGGAATTAGAGTTGGACTAGATTTATAAGTTGGACATTTATGGTGGATGGATAATAATATGACAAACAGTGGGAGATGCCTGAGGAGTATGAACTTTATGAACAAGAAATTGACAACAAGGAACAGCAGCAACTACCGGAGATGCACGAAGCTCAATTGGTGTAGCAGAGCACACAATTTCTCGACACAGCTTGTGATATGTGGATGGAATTGTTGAGACTGGTTGTTTCTTGCGAACAAAAATCATGTATTGCCCCCTTTCCTGTGAAGAAGTCTTGTATCTGTTTTGATACACCagttaatatattttatatgttcgtttttttttttttaataagaaagaagaaatttcaatatttgagattttagtaattttttttaaagagaacGTAAAATACAGGCTCAGAagttatatgtttttatttcacaaaaaatgtttttttttaatatctgACTAGTGGCTTGCAGCCTTGGATGTCATTCGtcgggttttttttaaaaataatatatttttaaaacttatttattaaa
Protein-coding sequences here:
- the LOC142547137 gene encoding flowering time control protein FCA-like isoform X1; the protein is MDELQRRVDNFTPPPPFTSDAGQLHQLPHEQTFKGEQNQLPGCHTNTSFSHVPPQSCQKRQFSRINGVDYGGFVKLYVSGIPRTTTEQEIDAVFGEHGHIVEIVLLKDKVTGLQQECCFVKYATIEQAEQAIWALHGQFTFGRGMTPITVKYADGERDRIGACNFSAHVLKLYVNYLNKQAQKWEIEEIFSPFGIIEDIYIIRDEFKQNRGCAFIQYSCRDMAIAAIEALHGSYVMRGCDQPLVVRFADPKKPRVDSRPTSYPNYPSSGNMMPNETQRSKSSYGGCKTTTTPPSTSSASAAIAMVEHPHPIECEWSEHISPDGELYYYNCVTCESRWEMPEEYELYEQEIDNKEQQQLPEMHEAQLV
- the LOC142547137 gene encoding flowering time control protein FCA-like isoform X2 translates to MDELQRRVDNFTPPPPFTSDAGQLHQLPHEQTFKGEQNQLPGCHTNTSFSHVPPQSCQKRQFSRINGVDYGGFVKLYVSGIPRTTTEQEIDAVFGEHGHIVEIVLLKDKVTGLQQECCFVKYATIEQAEQAIWALHGQFTFGRGMTPITVKYADGERDRIGNFSAHVLKLYVNYLNKQAQKWEIEEIFSPFGIIEDIYIIRDEFKQNRGCAFIQYSCRDMAIAAIEALHGSYVMRGCDQPLVVRFADPKKPRVDSRPTSYPNYPSSGNMMPNETQRSKSSYGGCKTTTTPPSTSSASAAIAMVEHPHPIECEWSEHISPDGELYYYNCVTCESRWEMPEEYELYEQEIDNKEQQQLPEMHEAQLV